CTTGATCCCGTAGCCAATTTTGAGGGTGCGAAACATCCTCAGCCACATGCCGTCTGGTGGCAATAGCGGAGGGGACCCACCCGTTCCCATTCCGAACACGGAAGTTAAGCCCTCCAGCGCCGATGGTACTGGGGGCGGGAGCCCCCGGGAGAGTAGGTCGCTGCCAGGCGGCCACCCCAAAAATTTCATCTTGATATTCGCCGTGCATTGATGTATACTATATCTTGCCGTGAGGCGAATGATCCTCCGTAGCTCAATGGTAGAGCGCCCGGCTGTTAACCGGTAGGTTGCAGGTTCGAGTCCTGCCGGAGGAGCCATGCTCCCATAGCTCAGCAGGTAGAGCGCTTCCATGGTAAGGAAGAGGTCACCAGTTCGAGTCTGGTTGGGAGCTCCAGCGTGGCCCGTTGGTGAAGTGGTTAACACACCAGCCTTTCACGCTGGCATGCAGGGGTTCGAATCCCCTACGGGTCACCAGACACGAGTTGGGGGTTGGGGATGCTTGCCTCGCCCCCACTTTCATTCGGACGGTTAGCTCAGCTGGGAGAGCACCTGCCTTACAAGCAGGGGGTCGGCGGTTCGAGCCCGTCACCGTCCACCAATGGCTGGGGGTTGTCATGGAGGGGTACCAAAGTGGTCAAATGGGGCGGACTGTAAATCCGCTGGCGTATGCCTTCGTAGGTTCGAATCCTACCCCCTCCACCAACAATGGGGAGTAGCCAAGTGGTAAGGCAACGGACTTTGACTCCGTGATGCGTAGGTTCGAATCCTACCTCCCCAGCCAGCGATTTGAGCCATTAGCTCAGTTGGTAGAGCACCTGACTTTTAATCAGGGTGTCCCAGGTTCGAGTCCTGGATGGCTCACCACTTATGCGGAAGTGGCTCAGGGGTAGAGCACCGCCTTGCCAAGGCGGGGGTCGCGGGTTCGAATCCCGTCTTCCGCTCCAAAGGAAAAGCCTTCGCGTCAGCGAAGGCTTTTTTGTTTGCCAGACTCCTCGCGACGGGCCTTCGGATGCTTGGGAAAGAGACCGGCGGATCAACGGGCATCCGGCAATTTCCGTGAATAGGAAGCGGTTTCCCTCCAAAAACATGCATAACGAGTCGTGATCATGAAAAAATATTCGATATTGGGGGCTTATTTCAACTGTGGTACAATGAAGCCGCCAGGCATGTGTCGGGGTAGGAATACGAAGTCATCTCTTGCGGATTGGATGGAGGGAAATCCGATGGTCATGGAGAAAAAGCCGGTGACCGTGATCGGTGTTCCGATGGATCTGGGAGCGGGACGGCGCGGGGTGGACATGGGGCCCAGCGCAATACGCTACGCCATGCTGAAGGAGAAGTTGATCCAATTGGGTTACGAGGTGGAGGATGTGGGCAATCTGCATGTTCCCACCCCGGAAACCCATCAGGTCGTGGACCCCAGGCTGAAGTATCTGAAGGAGATCGCTTCGGTATGCGAAACCCTGGGTAGAACCGTTTCCGAGACGGTGGAGCGCGGGCGTTTTCCCCTGGTGCTGGGAGGCGATCACAGCATCGCCATCGGCACCATCGCCGGCGCGGCCAAGCATCGAAAGCGGCTGGGCCTTATCTGGTTCGATGCCCACGGCGATCTGAACACGCGGGAGACGACGCCCTCCGGCAACATCCACGGCATGCCCCTTGCCGTCAGTCTGGGATACGGACATCCGGATCTTGTCAACTGTCTGGGATTTACTCCCAAAGTGCAACCGGAAAATGTGGTGCTCATCGGCATTCGGGATCTGGACGAAGGGGAACGGAAATTGATCCGCCAATTGGGAATCCGCGTGTTCACCATGCACGATATCGACCGCTTGGGAATGGGAGCCGTCATGGAGGAGGCCCTGGAGATCGTTACCCGGGGAACGGACGGCGTTCATCTGAGCCTGGATCTGGACGGGCTGGATCCCAAGGATGCGCCGGGGGTGGGAACGCCGGTGGAAGGCGGGCTCACTTACCGGGAGAGCCATCTGGCCATGGAGATGTTGGCCGAGGCGAATGTCCTCACCTCCGCCGAATTTGTCGAGGTCAACCCGATCTTGGACAACGGAAATCGAACCGCCAAGGTGGCGGTGGCCCTGATCGAATCCGCTTTGGGAAAGCAAGTGATTTAAGTCCAAAGGTTTGTTTTCTTCCTTCAAAGAATGAGAAAACGGACGAAGAATGAGCCCGGAAGCTGACCGTGTAAATTCACGGGCTCCTTCTGTTTTTTTTGGTATTCCCCCTTTGATGCCTTCATGTCCCACAAAACATATGAGGATTGAGTTGAAGGCAAAGCGGGAAATAATACGAACGGGACGGCTGCATCAACCTTGCTTTCCCGAAAATCCCCAAACGGGCGTGCGCAGGCTACGGGTTTTTCACCATTTTTTTACAAAACATTTCATCAAATTAAAATCCCATTTCAACAACATCAAATTCAATTCCATATCTGTAAGCGAGAGGAATGGGTCAAATTGAGTTCGTCTGTGTCGGATGAACATGGAGGGTCTTCCGTGTATCATTACGAAAAGCTGGTGTTTCAACGAGACGGTTGGTGGCATGCCCTGCTGATCATCACCACCCGGGGGGGCGGGACGAACCGGATCGTCGACTTCGGACATTTCCGGGATGAGATGGCCGCCCGCACCGCTTTGAAGACCGGAATCGCGCTTCACAGGCGCGATTTAAAAAACCGCACCGATCAGTTTGATCAATATGTAAAAAGTTTGCTGCACGCACACCGGAGGCCCGTCACCCTCTCCTCTCAAAAAATGCGGGGGGATCAGCCGGCGCATGATCCTCTCAAATCGGGCGGCCGGTAAAAACGGCGAAAAAAAGGCCTCTCTCCGCCGCGGGAGGGGCCGGTGTGTTTTTCAAGGCCTTTCGTTTTTGAGCAAGGGGCCGATGCGGTCGATCCGGTTGGTCCAGATTCCGCCGGAGTAGCCCTTCGGCAAGTCCTTTAGATCCTCCGGCCGGTCGAACCCTCCGGAGAAGCCGTCGACGTATTTGACGAGGATCACCCGCGTCCCGGCCCGTTCCATCCGGCTGAGAAAGCGGTTGGGCCATCCCCAAAGCCAGGCCGCATATTGCTCCGGAATGTGGAGCTGCGTTTCCCTGCAGGCCTTCGGGACGATCCCGGTCCATCCGAGCGCCTCGTATTGGAGCAGGCATCGCTTCAGCGAGGCCATGGACATGGTGCGAAGTTCGGGGAGGCGTTTTTCCAGTTCCGCGATCGGCCGGTCTCCCCCGTACACCGCCAATCGCTCCAGCCGCTCGGGGGGAGCCGGGCGAGCCGATCGGCCAGAAGCACCCCCTCTTGGGGGTCGTCGCTCTTGATGTGAATCAGCAGCGACCGGTCCGGAAAGGCGGACAACACTTCGCCCAGGGACGGCATCAATCCGATGCCCTTCCCCCGAAAGGGATATGTCTTGCCCCCGTCCGCCGTGTAACCGTAACCGATGTCCAGTTTCTTCAGCTCCTCCATGGTTTTCTCCCGCGTGACGCCGCGGCCGTCCGTGCGACAATCGAGGGTCCAGTCGTGGAAAACGGCGAATTGGCCGTCCTTGGTCGGATGCACATCCAGTTCGACGATGTCGGCGCCGTATTCGAAGGCGGCGCGCATGGAGGGAATTGTGTTTTC
This genomic stretch from Planifilum fulgidum harbors:
- the rocF gene encoding arginase; translation: MEKKPVTVIGVPMDLGAGRRGVDMGPSAIRYAMLKEKLIQLGYEVEDVGNLHVPTPETHQVVDPRLKYLKEIASVCETLGRTVSETVERGRFPLVLGGDHSIAIGTIAGAAKHRKRLGLIWFDAHGDLNTRETTPSGNIHGMPLAVSLGYGHPDLVNCLGFTPKVQPENVVLIGIRDLDEGERKLIRQLGIRVFTMHDIDRLGMGAVMEEALEIVTRGTDGVHLSLDLDGLDPKDAPGVGTPVEGGLTYRESHLAMEMLAEANVLTSAEFVEVNPILDNGNRTAKVAVALIESALGKQVI